CTCTCTTCGTCCGTCCCCGGACTTTGCTTGCGGCCGGCACGAGCTCGGTTGAGGTTTTCGGCAGTCAAATGGGCGGGATGCGTATCCGACGAATTCGCACGCGAGGCGTACGGTTTCATCGGCATTCGCGCTGCCGCGGTAACAAAAAAGACCTGTCCTTCGAGAAAAGGACAGGTCTTGTACCTGCGGTGCCACCTTTTTTGACTCTGAAAAGAGCCCTCTCACGAAAATGCCAACACATTTTCTGCCCTTAACGCAGGCTCACGGTCCAGATACTCGGCCTCGGTAAAACCTCGGCCTTTCCCCTTTCCCTCGGCGAACCATTTACCATCCAGCTTCCTACGGGACTCCCAGCAACGCCCGCTCTCTGTGAGTGCTCATGATGGCTTGACTCTCGCCTCATCGGTTTGAGGTATTCAATTGTGGATGCACTATAGCACATGCTCCCCTGAAGCTGTCAACGGTTTTTTGCAAAAGAGGCGCGAGCCTGTTCGCCCGCGCCTCTTCGCGCTTTGCTATCGAAACCTGCGAATGCGCTGGTAAAGAATGGTTACTACTCCAGCTTGAGGCCGTCGCACACCATGGAATCGAGGTTCTCGTTGAGTTTGCTCATGACCTTCGACACGTTTGCAACCTCTTTTTCGTTGACATTCTGGAACAGGCGCTCCAAGAACTTCACCTCGGCCTCGTGATGCTTTTTGCAGAACTCGTGGCCTTTCTTCGTTGCCGTCACACGGATCTTACGCGCATCGCTCGAATCGGAGAGCAGCTTTACGTAGCCTTTCTCCTGCAGCTTCAAAGCCATCTGCTTGATGTTTTGATGGGAGCTGCCTTCGCACTCGGCAAGCTGACCGAGCGTCGGAGGCTCTTCGAACGATCCGATCGACGCGATGAGCGTGCACTGGCGGCCCGTCAGTTCGCGAAACGTCATACGGTCGATGGTTCCGAGCTTGTTGCCGAAGCCAACCAACATCCTTAGCATAAGGTAGTCGGGGCTGTATTCGGATACGTGGTCGCTATCTTTCATGATGCTCCTATCAAATCGCTAATGGTAAGTCATTACGTCACTGATTGGTATCATAATACATGGACAGACCTGCGACAAGAACTTTTTATCAGTTCATACCGTATATATAATTGTTTACCTTACATACCACTGCAAATGTAGGGCGAAAAACTCAGTTTTAGGAATCGAACGCATAGATGGATGCAGGATGCCCTCTTTGCCGAGATGACCCGACACATCGGTAAGCGCGCGCAACGGGGTTTGTCCCGGTGCGGGACATGCAGGATTCAGCGCGGCATCGCGGGCATGCGCGGAAAGCTCGGTTGCGGCTGTTGTAACGTGCGGTGGAAGCAAACCCCGTTAGCGTACGGATGCCCGCTCGAGCATTTCGCGCGCATGTGCGAGCGACGCCTCGGACGCATCCCCCGAAAGCATGCGGGCTACCTCGGCGACACGCTTCGGTCCTTCGAGTTCAACAAGCACCGTTTCGGGAACGGCGGCACCCTCGCCGCCAACCGAGGCTTCCGCAGCGCTACCGTCCGTGTCGCCTCCGTCCTCGCGCTTCGCAACGAGGTAGTGGATCCGCCCCATGACCGCCACCTGGGGCAGGTGCGTGACTACGATGACCTGATGCGTTTGAGCCAGATCGGCGAGCACCGACGCGAGCGCCACGGCGGTGGCTCCGCCCACCCCCGCATCGACCTCGTCGAACACGAGCGTCTCGACCTCGTCGGTTTCGCCGAGCACCACTTTGATGGCGAGCATGACGCGGCTCACCTCGCCGCCCGACGCGATACGGGCAAGCGGGCGCGCCGTCAGTCCCTCTGCCGGCTTGAAAAGAAACTCGAACCGCGACGGTCCGGTTTTGGTCCATTGGCTGCGCTCGAGTGCTTCGATTGCGCATTCTATAGCGGCTCCGCCCATCTCAAGGCGAGCCATCTGCTTGGATACCGCCTTGGCGAAACGGGGCGCGGCCTTCTTGCGGGCGGCGTCGAGCGCTTTTGCGGCGTCGGCAAGCACCGATTCCGCTTCGTTGAGCGCTTTTCGGGCGGCGCTTATGTGCTCTGCCGAGCGGTCGACAAGCGATACCAGCTCGGCGGCTTCTGCACGGCGCTCGAGTACGTCTTCGAGGCGCGGGCCGTACGTGCGCATGAGCCCTTGGAGGGCACCCATGCGATCCTGGTTTTCTGAAAGGATATCGGGATCGTATTCGATCGAATCGCGATACGCGAGCGCCTCGCGGGCGACATCTTCGAGTACGTAGGTGGCTTCCCGCAAACTCGATGCCTGCGCCCCGAACTGCTCGTCAACGCCGCTCATCGAATCGAGCGCCGCGGCGGCGGCGTTCACCGCGTCGATGGCCCCTGCTTCACCCGCAAGCGCCTTGTGCGCCGTATCGGCCGCTCGCGCAAGCGATTCGGCATGCTCCGAGCGTGCGAGGGCGCTTGCGAGCTCCTCGTATTCCCCCGCAATCGGATTCACCTCGTCGATCCGCTGAAGCACGAAACGCGCTTCTTCGAGCTTCGCCGACGAAGCCTGTCCCGCTTCCTCGATACGGGCGAGCTCATCTGCGGCATCCCGCGCCCGGGAAAACGCCTCCTGGTAGGCCGCGAGCACCGGCCCGATAGAATCGGCAGCCCATGCATCGAGCATGCCCACGTGCGTCTGCGGCTTGAGCAGGCGCTGATGCTCGTGTTGGCCGCACAGATCGACCGTAGCCCCTACGCGCTCGGCAAGCTCGCCCACGCTGGCCATCGAGCCATCGATCGAAACCCGCGAGCGGCCGTCGGAGCCCACCTTGCGCGACACCACCGTACCGTCCAAGTCGCCTTCCGCAAACATCCGACCTTCGACGAGAAGCGAGCGCGATCCCTCCCGTACAAAGCCCGCATCGGCACGTTCACCGCACAAGAGCTTCAACGCGGAAAGGAGCGCCGTCTTGCCTGCACCCGTCTCGCCGGTAAGCACGGTCAGCCCGCGCGCGGGCACGAGATGGGCATCCCGTATCAACGCGACAT
Above is a genomic segment from Raoultibacter phocaeensis containing:
- the recN gene encoding DNA repair protein RecN yields the protein MIDEIHVQNVALIRDAHLVPARGLTVLTGETGAGKTALLSALKLLCGERADAGFVREGSRSLLVEGRMFAEGDLDGTVVSRKVGSDGRSRVSIDGSMASVGELAERVGATVDLCGQHEHQRLLKPQTHVGMLDAWAADSIGPVLAAYQEAFSRARDAADELARIEEAGQASSAKLEEARFVLQRIDEVNPIAGEYEELASALARSEHAESLARAADTAHKALAGEAGAIDAVNAAAAALDSMSGVDEQFGAQASSLREATYVLEDVAREALAYRDSIEYDPDILSENQDRMGALQGLMRTYGPRLEDVLERRAEAAELVSLVDRSAEHISAARKALNEAESVLADAAKALDAARKKAAPRFAKAVSKQMARLEMGGAAIECAIEALERSQWTKTGPSRFEFLFKPAEGLTARPLARIASGGEVSRVMLAIKVVLGETDEVETLVFDEVDAGVGGATAVALASVLADLAQTHQVIVVTHLPQVAVMGRIHYLVAKREDGGDTDGSAAEASVGGEGAAVPETVLVELEGPKRVAEVARMLSGDASEASLAHAREMLERASVR
- a CDS encoding MarR family winged helix-turn-helix transcriptional regulator; protein product: MKDSDHVSEYSPDYLMLRMLVGFGNKLGTIDRMTFRELTGRQCTLIASIGSFEEPPTLGQLAECEGSSHQNIKQMALKLQEKGYVKLLSDSSDARKIRVTATKKGHEFCKKHHEAEVKFLERLFQNVNEKEVANVSKVMSKLNENLDSMVCDGLKLE